A portion of the Epinephelus moara isolate mb chromosome 4, YSFRI_EMoa_1.0, whole genome shotgun sequence genome contains these proteins:
- the elovl6 gene encoding elongation of very long chain fatty acids protein 6 produces MSVLALQEYEFERQFNEDEAIRWMQENWKKSFLFSALYVAFILGGRHVMKQREKFELRKPLVLWSLTLALFSIFGAIRTGSYMMYILMTKGLKQSVCDQSFYNGPVSKFWAYAFVLSKAPELGDTLFIVLRKQKLIFLHWYHHITVLLYSWYSYKDMVAGGGWFMTMNYLVHAVMYSYYALRAAGFKVSRKFAMFITLTQITQMLMGCVVNYLVYSWMQQGQECPSHMQNIVWSSLMYLSYFVLFVQFFFEAYIGKSKLAAVAKKGD; encoded by the exons GAAGAAGTCATTTCTCTTCTCTGCGCTCTACGTTGCCTTTATCCTCGGGGGCCGCCATGTCATGAAACAGAGGGAGAAGTTTGAGCTGCGGAAACCGCTGGTGCTATGGTCGCTCACGCTTGCTCTGTTCAG TATATTTGGTGCCATCCGTACTGGGAGTTACATGATGTACATCCTGATGACAAAAGGGCTTAAACAGTCGGTTTGTGACCAGAGCTTTTACAACGGGCCTGTCAGCAAGTTCTGGGCATACGCCTTTGTACTTAGTAAAGCACCAGAACTGG GTGACACTCTCTTCATCGTCCTGAGGAAACAGAAGCTGATCTTCCTCCACTGGTACCACCACATCACCGTGCTGCTCTACTCCTGGTACTCCTACAAAGACATGGTGGCTGGCGGCGGATGGTTCATGACCATGAACTACCTGGTGCACGCCGTCATGTACTCTTATTACGCCTTGCGGGCAGCCGGCTTCAAGGTGTCGCGCAAGTTCGCCATGTTCATCACCCTGACCCAGATCACCCAGATGCTGATGGGCTGTGTGGTCAACTACCTGGTGTACTCGTGGATGCAGCAGGGCCAGGAGTGTCCATCCCACATGCAGAACATTGTGTGGTCTTCCCTCATGTACCTCAGCTACTTTGTGCTCTTTGTTCAGTTCTTCTTCGAGGCCTACATCGGCAAGTCCAAATTAGCGGCTGTCGCCAAGAAGGGCGACTAA